In a single window of the Nocardiopsis composta genome:
- a CDS encoding SMI1/KNR4 family protein has translation MLDHGPAVEPGIGDPYPGSLVLVEGALPEPWRRLPAPVPGAAPASSADPALLERTLRERLPGAAGATEAEIAAAEARLGVALPEELKALYRAVRARREDWGGGLEAAEHVFEAVGCELFPLDGLYIADAPSRPRPWRFAAREAVVTPPDAAVQGLVGSPGWIVFGDSGGGDRIAVDLTPGPRGHAGQVIMLHHEDGIGADLLAESLTALVLARPEDTRRAHRAGPPIKAQVNTRALPSVEAAAHPELEVLGIGVWDGEPLGLAPVAGLPRLRTLTAHPGTLADPLEVAALADEILALWDRPPITRTSLDGTPGRAG, from the coding sequence CCCTGCCGGAACCCTGGCGCCGGCTGCCTGCGCCGGTGCCCGGAGCGGCGCCGGCGTCCTCGGCCGACCCGGCCCTGCTGGAGCGGACGCTCCGCGAGCGGCTTCCCGGGGCCGCCGGTGCGACCGAGGCGGAGATCGCCGCCGCCGAGGCGCGGCTGGGCGTCGCGCTGCCCGAGGAGCTCAAGGCGCTCTACCGGGCGGTGCGGGCACGGCGGGAGGACTGGGGCGGCGGCCTGGAGGCGGCGGAGCACGTCTTCGAAGCGGTCGGCTGCGAACTCTTTCCGCTGGACGGGCTGTACATCGCCGACGCGCCGTCCCGCCCCCGCCCGTGGCGGTTCGCGGCGAGGGAGGCGGTCGTCACCCCGCCCGACGCCGCGGTGCAGGGGCTGGTCGGCTCGCCCGGCTGGATCGTCTTCGGCGACAGTGGCGGCGGCGACCGGATCGCGGTCGACCTGACCCCCGGCCCGCGCGGCCACGCCGGCCAGGTCATCATGCTCCACCATGAGGACGGCATCGGCGCCGACCTGCTCGCCGAATCGCTCACCGCCCTGGTGCTGGCCCGGCCCGAGGACACGCGCCGCGCACACCGGGCCGGGCCGCCGATCAAGGCCCAGGTCAACACCCGGGCCCTGCCGAGTGTCGAGGCCGCCGCCCACCCCGAGCTGGAGGTGCTCGGCATCGGCGTGTGGGACGGCGAACCGCTCGGCCTGGCCCCCGTCGCCGGGCTGCCCCGGCTGCGGACGCTCACCGCCCACCCCGGCACGCTCGCCGACCCGCTGGAGGTCGCGGCGCTGGCCGACGAGATCCTCGCCCTCTGGGACCGCCCGCCGATCACCCGGACCAGCCTCGACGGCACCCCGGGGCGCGCCGGGTAA
- a CDS encoding DUF6210 family protein gives MSTPRHVFLDPDGTFGYDWLYVIVRAPTGVFYQQQYGGTACRHGKVQGFLVPVFNPDALEAFRELFEKELGGSGMHNRSWSEGAIARLREGVADIRYWACDGRDEEPHELRLDEGRMGEANEAWIPVTTPDGPGVLVWSNSD, from the coding sequence ATGAGCACCCCTCGCCACGTTTTCCTCGACCCCGACGGCACGTTCGGCTACGACTGGCTGTACGTGATCGTCAGGGCCCCGACCGGCGTCTTCTACCAGCAGCAGTACGGCGGCACCGCCTGCCGCCACGGCAAGGTGCAGGGCTTCCTGGTCCCGGTCTTCAACCCGGATGCGCTGGAGGCGTTCCGGGAGCTGTTCGAGAAGGAGCTCGGCGGCTCCGGCATGCACAACCGCTCCTGGTCCGAGGGCGCGATCGCCAGGCTGCGCGAGGGCGTGGCGGACATCCGCTACTGGGCCTGCGACGGGCGCGACGAGGAGCCGCACGAGCTGCGGCTGGACGAGGGCCGGATGGGCGAGGCCAACGAGGCGTGGATACCGGTGACCACGCCGGACGGCCCCGGTGTGCTGGTGTGGAGCAACTCCGACTGA
- a CDS encoding ATP-binding protein: protein MGAPSGPPRPGAADPGVPAARRARRRGGAAPPAGLPAGRRRRGGGRRALRGAGRAGPRRRAALFAEAIGLWRGDAFDGFADERFAQAAAARLEEQRLLVWEEYAETRLELGEHDLLAGELADLARRHPLRERLRAAHLRALYGAGRASEALDAFQETRHRLNEDLGLDPGPELAGLQRQILRQELGGRRPRGNLPAPLTDLIGRSEAVAEVRGLLDGGRLVTLTGPGGVGKTRLALEVGRAAAGAFPDGVWFVELAGLRPRDEGVAEEVAAALGFRDEPSPRGVAHRLAEALRGRRLLLVLDNCEHVVDAVADLAGLLLRGAPDVQILATGREPLGVSGERQWPVHPLEVPEPGAAPEQVAESSAVRLFAARAAAASPGFTVSAENAEAVATICRRMDGIPLALELASTRVRVLGPAELAARLDDRFGLLVGGPRDAPARQRTLKAVIDWSWDLLTGAERAVLRRLAVHRDGCGLEAAEALCAGGGVKPAEVVDLLARLTDRSLVAVSAGGPPRYRLLESVSAYCLERLPADEHAALLRAHARYYTALAERADAHLRGGDQRSWLRRLDAETANLRAALEAADAPLAERLVRAMAWYWFLRGRFTEAKRSLVAALRSGADPAALSAWLAGMTLLSGEPWREKAPAEAAPQTGGRPDGPHSKAVTGDGQAGLWPAGSPLRVAVGDGQAGLWPAGSPLRVAVGDGQAGLWPAGSPLRVAVGDGQAGLWPAGSPLRVAVGDGQAGLWPAGSPLRVAVGDGREEWLLGYAETLFGSLEAGEEHNRRALEGFRARDDRWGVAAAVTLRGLHRHVRGDLAGARRDAEEGLALFASSGDQWGLLQATAVLGRLAEIEGDYREAEDRHREGLALAEHLDLWGEASVRWSELGRIALLSGDPARADELHERGRRLAVRHADRRAQEFAEVGLALSARRRGRFEEAEKYLRTWLEWNGGFDAENGSALILAELGFLAEQRGDPGAALDLHERGLAAAEATGDPRAIALAHEGLAGAHLLAGRHGEAARLLAAASRMRAEAGAPLPPAERGDVDRITAALRAVLGEDAAGP from the coding sequence GTGGGAGCGCCCTCCGGCCCACCCCGCCCGGGCGCTGCAGACCCTGGTGTCCCGGCTGCGCGGCGTGCTCGGCGCCGAGGCGGTGCCGCGCCGCCCGCCGGGCTACCTGCTGGACGTCGACGCCGGGGCGGTGGACGCCGGGCGCTTCGCGGCGCTGGCCGAGCAGGCCCGCGCCGCAGGGCGGCGCTGTTCGCCGAGGCGATCGGGCTGTGGCGCGGGGATGCCTTCGACGGGTTCGCCGACGAGCGGTTCGCGCAGGCCGCGGCGGCGCGGCTGGAGGAGCAGCGGCTGCTGGTCTGGGAGGAGTACGCCGAGACCCGGCTGGAGCTGGGCGAGCACGACCTGCTGGCGGGCGAGCTGGCCGACCTGGCCCGCCGGCACCCGCTGCGCGAGCGGCTGCGCGCGGCCCACCTGCGCGCCCTGTACGGCGCGGGCCGCGCGAGCGAGGCGCTCGACGCCTTCCAGGAGACGCGGCACCGCCTGAACGAGGACCTCGGCCTGGACCCCGGGCCGGAACTGGCCGGGCTGCAGCGGCAGATCCTGCGCCAGGAGCTCGGCGGTCGGAGGCCCCGCGGCAACCTCCCCGCGCCGCTCACCGACCTGATCGGGCGCTCGGAGGCCGTCGCGGAGGTGCGGGGCCTGCTGGACGGGGGCCGGCTGGTCACCCTGACCGGCCCCGGCGGGGTCGGCAAGACCCGGCTGGCCCTGGAGGTCGGGCGCGCCGCGGCCGGCGCCTTCCCCGACGGCGTCTGGTTCGTGGAGCTCGCCGGCCTGCGGCCCCGCGACGAGGGGGTCGCCGAGGAGGTGGCCGCCGCGCTCGGGTTCCGGGACGAACCGTCGCCGCGGGGCGTCGCCCACCGGCTGGCCGAGGCGCTGCGCGGGCGGCGGCTCCTGCTCGTCCTGGACAACTGCGAGCACGTCGTCGACGCGGTGGCGGACCTGGCCGGGCTGCTGCTGCGCGGCGCACCGGACGTGCAGATCCTCGCCACCGGCCGGGAACCGCTCGGCGTCTCCGGGGAGCGGCAGTGGCCTGTCCACCCCCTGGAGGTGCCGGAGCCCGGCGCCGCCCCGGAGCAGGTGGCCGAGTCGAGCGCGGTCCGGCTGTTCGCCGCCCGGGCCGCCGCCGCGTCGCCCGGGTTCACCGTCTCCGCGGAGAACGCCGAGGCGGTGGCGACCATCTGCCGCCGGATGGACGGCATCCCGCTCGCCCTGGAGCTGGCCTCGACCCGGGTGCGCGTACTGGGCCCGGCCGAGCTGGCCGCACGCCTGGACGACCGGTTCGGCCTGCTGGTCGGCGGCCCCCGCGACGCCCCGGCCCGGCAGCGGACGCTCAAGGCCGTGATCGACTGGAGCTGGGACCTGCTGACCGGCGCCGAGCGGGCCGTGCTGCGCCGCCTGGCGGTCCACCGGGACGGCTGCGGCCTGGAGGCGGCCGAGGCGCTGTGCGCCGGCGGCGGGGTGAAGCCCGCCGAGGTCGTCGACCTGCTGGCCAGGCTCACCGACCGGTCACTGGTGGCCGTGTCGGCCGGCGGCCCGCCGCGCTACCGGCTGTTGGAGTCGGTCTCCGCCTACTGCCTGGAGCGGCTCCCCGCGGACGAGCATGCGGCGCTGCTGCGGGCGCACGCCCGGTACTACACCGCGCTGGCCGAACGCGCCGACGCGCACCTGCGCGGCGGCGACCAGCGGAGCTGGCTGCGCCGGCTGGACGCGGAGACGGCCAACCTGCGCGCCGCGCTGGAGGCCGCCGACGCGCCGCTCGCCGAGCGGCTGGTGCGGGCGATGGCCTGGTACTGGTTCCTGCGCGGCCGGTTCACCGAGGCCAAGCGGTCACTGGTCGCCGCACTGCGGTCCGGCGCCGATCCGGCCGCCCTGTCCGCCTGGCTGGCCGGGATGACGCTGCTCTCCGGTGAGCCCTGGCGAGAGAAGGCCCCGGCCGAGGCGGCACCGCAGACCGGAGGACGGCCTGACGGGCCGCACTCGAAAGCGGTGACCGGCGACGGGCAGGCCGGGCTGTGGCCCGCAGGGTCCCCGTTGAGGGTGGCGGTGGGCGACGGGCAGGCCGGGCTGTGGCCCGCAGGGTCCCCGTTGAGGGTGGCGGTGGGCGACGGGCAGGCCGGGCTGTGGCCCGCAGGGTCCCCGTTGAGGGTGGCGGTGGGCGACGGGCAGGCCGGGCTGTGGCCCGCAGGGTCTCCGTTGAGGGTGGCGGTGGGCGACGGGCAGGCCGGGCTGTGGCCCGCAGGGTCTCCGTTGAGGGTGGCGGTGGGCGACGGGCGGGAGGAGTGGCTCCTCGGTTACGCCGAGACGCTGTTCGGTTCCCTGGAGGCGGGCGAGGAGCACAACCGCCGCGCCTTGGAGGGCTTCCGCGCCCGGGACGACCGGTGGGGCGTCGCGGCGGCGGTGACCCTGCGGGGCCTGCACCGCCATGTGCGCGGCGACCTGGCCGGGGCGCGGCGGGACGCAGAGGAGGGTTTGGCGCTCTTCGCCTCCTCCGGTGACCAGTGGGGGCTCCTCCAGGCCACCGCCGTGCTCGGCAGGCTCGCCGAGATCGAGGGCGACTACCGGGAGGCCGAGGATCGGCACCGGGAGGGCCTGGCCCTCGCCGAGCACCTGGACCTGTGGGGCGAGGCGTCCGTCCGCTGGTCGGAGCTGGGGCGGATCGCCCTGCTCTCCGGCGACCCGGCACGCGCCGACGAGCTGCACGAGCGCGGCCGGCGCCTGGCCGTACGGCACGCGGACCGCCGCGCCCAGGAGTTCGCCGAGGTCGGACTCGCCCTCTCCGCGCGCCGCCGGGGGCGCTTCGAGGAGGCGGAGAAGTACCTGCGGACCTGGTTGGAGTGGAACGGCGGGTTCGACGCGGAGAACGGCTCCGCGCTGATCCTGGCCGAGTTGGGCTTCCTCGCCGAGCAGCGCGGCGACCCCGGAGCCGCCCTCGACCTGCACGAGCGCGGCCTCGCCGCTGCGGAGGCCACCGGCGACCCGCGTGCGATCGCCCTGGCCCACGAAGGCCTGGCCGGGGCGCACCTGCTCGCCGGCCGGCACGGGGAGGCGGCCCGCCTGCTGGCCGCCGCGTCCCGGATGCGCGCGGAGGCGGGCGCACCGCTGCCTCCGGCCGAGCGCGGCGACGTCGACCGGATCACCGCGGCACTGCGGGCGGTGCTCGGCGAGGACGCCGCCGGGCCGTGA
- a CDS encoding HAD domain-containing protein: protein MIERPLLFIDVDGPLNPFRSDPARRPPGYTAHTMLPDSWTAMHGDLGGRRVRPLTVLLDPAHGPKLEALPFELVWATTWEHEANEWIAPRLGLPPLPVVEWERTHFTDPAGLHWKTRALVDYAAGRPFAWIDDEITPHDHAWAQERYPGHCLLLRVAPELGLRDGDFAELREWAEDHAPVA, encoded by the coding sequence TTGATCGAGCGCCCGCTGCTGTTCATCGACGTGGACGGCCCTCTCAACCCGTTCCGCTCCGACCCGGCGAGGCGGCCCCCCGGCTACACCGCGCACACGATGCTGCCCGACTCCTGGACCGCGATGCACGGCGATCTGGGCGGCCGCCGGGTGCGGCCGCTGACCGTCCTGCTCGACCCGGCGCACGGCCCGAAGCTGGAGGCCCTGCCGTTCGAGCTGGTCTGGGCGACCACCTGGGAGCACGAGGCCAACGAGTGGATCGCCCCGCGCCTGGGGCTGCCGCCGCTGCCGGTCGTGGAGTGGGAGCGGACCCACTTCACCGACCCGGCCGGCCTGCACTGGAAGACCCGGGCCCTGGTCGACTACGCCGCGGGCCGCCCCTTCGCCTGGATCGACGACGAGATCACCCCGCACGACCACGCCTGGGCGCAGGAGCGCTACCCGGGGCACTGCCTGCTGCTGCGCGTCGCTCCCGAGCTGGGCCTGCGCGACGGCGACTTCGCCGAGCTGCGGGAGTGGGCGGAGGACCACGCCCCGGTGGCCTGA
- the uvrA gene encoding excinuclease ABC subunit UvrA, which translates to MAEISSGGEKADQAAPAGVIRVVGAREHNLTGVDVDIPKGLLTVVTGVSGSGKSSLVFDTLHKEGQRQYLESLGMVTGFVSKPAVEAIIGLSPSISVDQHLTNRSPRSTVGTTTEVFTYLRLLWARAGHRPCPACGGDVPPSHEVGEAVPDAEGPEAGAPEDAAGDEPPVPCPHCGTLLPGLAMGAFSFNKPAGACPSCTGLGTVIRADTARLVDEERSVADGAVLGWHPRLTERNIGVLRAAARHYGFDFDPDLPLGKLGDAERALLLHGVDSPEFRRLFPGVEPPARVSDGRFEGVAATVLRRYAERIEDTAYREKTERLLVKEGCPDCRGERLRPESRRVTVAGTTIVEAQRLPLGELAEWIGALAGRLDAEEWAIAEPVVADLAERLRRLAAVGVGYLTLEQAAPSLSAGEAQRLRLAALLGSGLTGVLYVLDEPTRGLHPADTDRLIGVLRRLRDLGNTVLVIEHDPAVLRAADHLIDVGPGAGRDGGRIVAQGTPAEVAAVPESLTGRHLSGAAGPPTRAGRRPGGAELVVRGARAHNLAGVTARFPLGLLVAVSGPSGSGKSSLLLDILAPAARRRFAGASQAPGEHDGIDGWEHLDKVVAIDQQAISRVPRSNAATCTDAFTPIREAFAATPGARERGLAPGHFSFNVAGGRCERCTGAGVLEVKMHFLPAIQVRCPACRGRRFTPEVLAARYGGRDIAEVLEMTVDDALALFADLPQVASRLRLMADVGLGYLRLGQPATTLSGGEAQRIKLAKELGRRSTGRTLYLLDEPTTGLHAADTARLLAVLQRLVDAGNTVLVIEHDPDVIRAADHVIDLGPAGGAAGGRIVAQGTPEDIARCPESRTGAFLR; encoded by the coding sequence ATGGCGGAGATCTCCAGCGGCGGAGAGAAGGCGGACCAGGCGGCACCGGCGGGGGTGATCCGGGTCGTCGGCGCGCGCGAGCACAACCTCACCGGGGTCGACGTGGACATTCCCAAGGGACTGCTCACCGTGGTGACCGGGGTGTCCGGGTCGGGCAAGTCCTCCCTGGTCTTCGACACCCTGCACAAGGAGGGGCAGCGGCAGTACCTGGAGTCGCTGGGCATGGTCACCGGGTTCGTGAGCAAGCCCGCGGTGGAGGCGATCATCGGCCTGTCCCCCTCGATCAGCGTCGACCAGCACCTGACCAACCGCAGCCCCCGATCGACCGTGGGCACCACCACCGAGGTCTTCACCTACCTGCGGCTGCTGTGGGCGCGCGCCGGGCACCGGCCCTGCCCGGCCTGCGGCGGCGACGTCCCGCCCTCGCACGAGGTCGGCGAGGCGGTGCCGGACGCCGAGGGCCCCGAGGCCGGCGCCCCGGAGGACGCCGCCGGGGACGAGCCGCCGGTGCCCTGCCCGCACTGCGGCACCCTGCTGCCCGGCCTGGCCATGGGCGCCTTCTCCTTCAACAAGCCCGCCGGGGCCTGCCCCTCCTGCACCGGGCTGGGCACCGTCATCCGGGCCGACACCGCCCGCCTGGTCGACGAGGAGCGCTCGGTGGCCGACGGCGCCGTGCTCGGCTGGCACCCCCGGCTCACCGAGCGGAACATCGGGGTGCTGCGCGCCGCCGCCCGGCACTACGGCTTCGACTTCGACCCGGACCTGCCGCTCGGCAAGCTCGGCGACGCCGAACGCGCCCTGCTGCTGCACGGGGTGGACTCCCCCGAGTTCCGGCGGCTGTTCCCCGGCGTCGAGCCGCCCGCGCGGGTCTCCGACGGGCGCTTCGAAGGCGTCGCCGCCACCGTGCTGCGGCGCTACGCCGAGCGCATCGAGGACACCGCCTACCGGGAGAAGACCGAGCGGCTCCTGGTCAAGGAGGGCTGCCCGGACTGCCGCGGGGAGCGGCTGCGCCCGGAGAGCCGCCGGGTCACCGTCGCCGGGACCACCATCGTCGAGGCCCAGCGCCTCCCGCTGGGCGAACTGGCCGAGTGGATCGGCGCGCTGGCCGGCCGGCTGGACGCCGAGGAGTGGGCGATCGCCGAGCCGGTCGTCGCCGACCTGGCCGAGCGGCTGCGCCGGCTGGCCGCGGTCGGGGTGGGCTACCTGACCCTGGAGCAGGCCGCCCCCAGCCTGTCCGCGGGCGAGGCCCAGCGGCTGCGGCTGGCCGCGCTGCTCGGCTCCGGGCTCACCGGGGTGCTCTACGTGCTCGACGAACCGACACGGGGCCTGCACCCCGCCGACACCGACCGGCTCATCGGGGTGCTGCGCCGGCTGCGCGACCTCGGCAACACGGTGCTCGTCATCGAGCACGACCCGGCGGTGCTGCGCGCCGCCGACCACCTCATCGACGTCGGCCCGGGAGCCGGCCGCGACGGCGGGCGCATCGTCGCCCAGGGCACCCCCGCCGAGGTGGCCGCGGTCCCCGAATCGCTCACCGGCCGCCACCTCAGCGGAGCCGCGGGACCGCCGACGCGCGCCGGGCGCCGGCCCGGCGGCGCAGAGCTGGTGGTGCGCGGGGCCCGGGCGCACAACCTGGCCGGCGTCACCGCGCGGTTCCCGCTGGGCCTGCTGGTCGCGGTCTCCGGCCCGTCCGGCTCCGGGAAGTCCTCACTGCTGCTGGACATCCTCGCCCCGGCGGCGCGGCGGCGGTTCGCCGGGGCCTCGCAGGCGCCCGGCGAGCACGACGGCATCGACGGCTGGGAGCACCTGGACAAGGTCGTCGCCATCGACCAGCAGGCGATCAGCCGGGTGCCGCGGTCCAACGCCGCCACCTGCACCGACGCGTTCACCCCGATCCGCGAGGCGTTCGCGGCCACCCCCGGCGCCCGGGAGCGCGGGCTGGCCCCGGGCCACTTCTCGTTCAACGTCGCGGGCGGCCGCTGCGAGCGGTGCACCGGCGCGGGCGTGCTCGAAGTGAAGATGCACTTCCTGCCCGCGATCCAGGTGCGCTGTCCGGCCTGCCGGGGCCGCCGCTTCACCCCCGAGGTGCTGGCCGCCCGGTACGGCGGCCGGGACATCGCCGAGGTGCTGGAGATGACCGTCGACGACGCCCTGGCGCTCTTCGCCGACCTGCCCCAGGTCGCCTCCCGGCTGCGGCTGATGGCCGACGTCGGCCTGGGCTACCTGCGGCTGGGCCAGCCGGCGACGACCCTGTCCGGCGGCGAGGCCCAGCGCATCAAGCTCGCCAAGGAGCTGGGCCGCCGCTCCACCGGCCGCACCCTCTACCTGCTGGACGAGCCCACCACCGGGCTGCACGCCGCGGACACCGCCCGGCTGCTCGCGGTCCTGCAGCGGCTGGTCGACGCCGGCAACACCGTTCTGGTCATCGAGCACGACCCGGACGTCATCCGCGCCGCCGACCACGTCATCGACCTCGGCCCGGCCGGCGGGGCCGCCGGCGGCCGCATCGTCGCCCAGGGCACCCCTGAGGACATCGCCCGCTGCCCCGAATCCCGCACCGGCGCCTTCCTGCGCTGA
- a CDS encoding SAM-dependent methyltransferase, with amino-acid sequence MTASEIPPLYRYLTFNGPLSEEHAARLIRTLGPLTGKRVADLGCGWAELLLRILEAEPAATGVGVDLDEQGIAHARARAEARGPAGRVELVAGDAGAWAGGPVDVLINLGASHVWGGAPEAHTSNALSAAAGLLEPGGRLLFGECFWQRPPTGAEMAAMPDDLPREQYRSLPDLADFAMSHGFRLLALSEASQAEWDDFENGHALRLEDAVLAAPDAPGAAGLRARADAHREVRLRGFRGLLGLAYLTLVRT; translated from the coding sequence ATGACCGCATCAGAGATCCCCCCGCTCTACCGCTACCTGACCTTCAACGGCCCGCTCTCCGAGGAGCACGCCGCCCGGTTGATCCGCACGCTCGGCCCGCTCACCGGGAAGCGGGTCGCCGACCTCGGCTGCGGCTGGGCCGAACTGCTGCTTCGCATCCTGGAGGCCGAGCCGGCCGCCACCGGTGTCGGCGTCGACCTCGACGAGCAGGGCATCGCGCACGCCCGGGCCCGCGCCGAGGCCCGCGGGCCGGCCGGCCGGGTCGAACTGGTCGCCGGGGACGCCGGCGCATGGGCCGGCGGTCCGGTGGACGTGCTGATCAACCTCGGCGCCTCGCACGTGTGGGGCGGTGCGCCCGAGGCGCACACCTCGAACGCGCTGTCCGCGGCGGCCGGGCTGCTGGAACCAGGCGGCCGGCTGCTGTTCGGCGAATGCTTCTGGCAGCGGCCGCCGACCGGGGCGGAGATGGCCGCGATGCCGGACGACCTCCCCCGCGAGCAGTACCGGTCCCTGCCCGACCTCGCCGACTTCGCGATGTCGCACGGCTTCCGGCTGCTCGCGCTCTCCGAGGCGAGCCAGGCCGAGTGGGACGACTTCGAGAACGGCCACGCGCTGCGGCTGGAGGATGCGGTTCTGGCCGCCCCGGACGCCCCCGGCGCCGCCGGACTCCGCGCGCGGGCCGACGCCCACCGGGAGGTCCGGCTGCGCGGCTTCCGCGGGCTGCTGGGCCTGGCCTACCTCACCCTGGTCCGCACCTGA
- a CDS encoding SDR family oxidoreductase, with translation MNTFTGKKAVVTGGTHGMGLAIVEALLDQGAEVLLTGRNEKNLEEAATALKGRAAHVVRSDAASMADIAALAEQARDVLGGVDHLFVNHGIAEFAPLEEVTEEAWDRHFAVNAKGAFFTVQALSPLLADGGSIVFTTVANDVVFPGLSAYSASKEAMRAFAHVLAVELLPRKIRVNSVAPGYIKTPTMGVAGLSEEERREFERQGDTSTPLKRNGTVQEVAKAALFLAGDATFSTNVELAVDGGFAQGLGGAE, from the coding sequence ATGAACACATTCACCGGCAAGAAGGCCGTCGTCACCGGCGGCACGCACGGCATGGGCCTGGCGATCGTGGAGGCGCTGCTCGATCAGGGCGCCGAGGTCCTGCTGACCGGCCGCAACGAGAAGAACCTGGAAGAGGCGGCGACCGCGCTGAAGGGCCGCGCCGCACACGTCGTCCGCTCGGACGCGGCGAGCATGGCCGACATCGCGGCACTGGCCGAGCAGGCCCGGGACGTCCTCGGCGGCGTCGACCACCTCTTCGTCAACCACGGCATCGCCGAGTTCGCCCCGCTGGAGGAGGTCACCGAGGAGGCGTGGGACCGGCACTTCGCGGTCAACGCCAAGGGGGCGTTCTTCACCGTCCAGGCGCTGTCCCCGCTGCTCGCCGACGGCGGGTCGATCGTCTTCACCACCGTCGCCAACGACGTGGTCTTCCCCGGGCTGAGCGCCTACTCGGCCTCCAAGGAGGCGATGCGGGCGTTCGCGCACGTCCTGGCGGTCGAGCTGCTGCCGCGGAAGATCCGGGTGAACAGCGTCGCCCCCGGCTACATCAAGACTCCGACGATGGGCGTGGCGGGCCTGAGCGAGGAGGAGCGCCGCGAGTTCGAGCGGCAGGGCGACACCTCCACGCCGCTCAAGCGGAACGGGACGGTGCAGGAGGTGGCGAAGGCGGCCCTGTTCCTGGCCGGCGACGCGACCTTCAGCACCAACGTCGAGCTGGCGGTGGACGGCGGCTTCGCCCAAGGGCTGGGCGGGGCGGAGTGA
- a CDS encoding nitroreductase/quinone reductase family protein has product MKAADSPDPSVAEHVQRYLATDGESGYLEGGMTNLVLTYRGRTSGRLYRTGLFFGEDQGRYVLVASGSAITHTHPQWYLNVAAEPEVQVQIRGERFTARARTAQGAERERLWNMMVERAPVYRTYEARTRRTIPVVVLERVDAG; this is encoded by the coding sequence GTGAAGGCCGCCGACAGCCCCGACCCGTCGGTCGCCGAGCACGTCCAGCGCTACCTCGCGACCGACGGCGAGAGCGGCTACCTGGAAGGCGGGATGACCAACCTGGTCCTCACCTACCGGGGCCGCACCTCGGGGCGGCTCTACCGCACCGGCCTGTTCTTCGGCGAGGACCAGGGCCGCTACGTGCTGGTCGCCTCCGGGTCGGCGATCACCCACACGCACCCGCAGTGGTACCTGAACGTGGCGGCCGAGCCCGAGGTGCAGGTGCAGATCCGCGGCGAGCGGTTCACCGCCCGGGCCCGCACCGCGCAGGGCGCGGAACGCGAGCGGCTGTGGAACATGATGGTCGAGCGGGCCCCGGTCTACCGCACCTACGAGGCGCGCACCCGGCGCACCATCCCGGTGGTCGTCCTGGAGCGGGTCGACGCAGGCTGA